In Calliopsis andreniformis isolate RMS-2024a chromosome 6, iyCalAndr_principal, whole genome shotgun sequence, the genomic window GGCGCGACGAAGCAGTCGTAATAAATAGATCCTGTTGCTTCTTCAATTCTGTGCCGTCTTCTTCGACGACTTCACTGCCGTCTTCGTCGTTTTCGACACTTCGTTCTGCTGCTTCGAGGCGTCCATCGATGTTGCAAGTGGCTTCTTATTCACCTCGCAGACTTTTCGAGCTCGCCAGTAATCTGCAACAACAAAGAAACCAAGTTTCAGATTGGTATGCACATTTGAcgattaattaaaatttaaattgcAACGCTCGTGCTGTTCGACGCATGGCAAATGGTAAATGTCAAATTCACGTAAGCGTAGCTTCGTCATCGCGGTTTCTTCTCGCATATATAAGAGTAAGAAGGGGGCGTTTCAGGGGAGACCGTTGCGAAATGCTCGAAGGAGTGAGTCGTAAGGTTTCATCGGGTCAGAGTGGTCGAGACACTTGCAGAGTCGGAGGGGTCGTTTTATTGCGACGTAGTTTAACCTGTCTAGGGGAACGCAACACGTGAGAAACACGAAATTTCCACAACAAAAGCCACAGACGGACAAAACGCTTTGCGGACACCCTATTTCCGATCAGGTAGTCACCTGAGCGCCCTTGCTGCTTTCCTTTTTACTCGATCTCTCGTCCTTTCTCTGACGGGCAGGTGTGATCCGCGTTAATGGTATCACGCTGGCTACTTCTTGTTTATATTGTTCTGGATAGTTACAACGAgattgaaagtaacgatcagaaTCGATCGGAGAGGAAACGGGGAAAAGAATCGTGCATCGATATACGATGACGCTTCCTTCTTCTTCTCGGATGACGACAAGTGCACAGGTTCGAGTAAATCGGAGAAGGAAGAGAAACGGTCAAGCAGTGGCCATATGTCGAGATCACGACGATCCTCGTCCCTCTCGGTCTCCCTTTTCGCACTGGTTCGCCATATGGCGCGCGGAACCGAGCTTTCTTAACTAACGCGTCTACTGGTCTCTCCACTGGCTTGAATTCCGTCAAGGATTTCATCTGTCAACATCTGTTTCTTCGCCTAGCCACCAAACATTCTAGAACGTAGCTTCTCAAGGGGGCCAAAACGCTTACCTGTCCGTACGCTTCCGAGCAGAGATTCTGGCACAAAGATCGAGATTACCTTTGTCCATGGAGCGTCATGGACCCGTCCTCCGTTCTCGAGCGTTTTTCAATCAAACGAAGAATTTCCACCCGAGGGGTCTGAAAGGAGGTCAGTTTCTTTTCGATTCTTTAGAAAGAACACTCGCGACGAACCTGAATCTCCCTCCTTTCTATTTAAGACGCCCTAGAATTCTCCAAGACCCTACGAGAATCTGTTTTTTTCGACGATTCCTAGCGTGAAAGGAACGTGATCAGATTTTCTTTTTCGGTCGAGGTGCGAAGAAAAGACATCACCTTAGTATTTCTATACAACTTTTCTAAATTAACATGTTATGTATGAACCTCATTTTTctaatagaattttgaaattcGTACCTATTTTTTTCTTCAAAGTAATTGCTGCGGCCTAAATTCGATACTATTGATAGGAACATGCGGGCTGCTATCATGGTGAGACACTGGTCGACGAAAGGGCTAGAAGGAACCGGTGGTTCGATTAGATGCAAATAAGGGCGCAAGAAGGTGCCTATTGCGACAGGTGGTGCACGGCCTTCGGAAGGTCCCGTTGCTGGTATCGCGTGCTCGCGAGCTTGATTTAATCGTGGGAAAAGAGAGTGGAGTCGTCATAGTCCCGTAGCAGGGGCTAACAGGTGTTGCTGGAAAAGGGCTCGTTGCGATGTTTCGCTCCGATGACTTTCCACGGACCTCCGCGAGCTTTTGCCCAAGGACTAGCCAAGCAAAGTGTTATCGAGGCGAATCGTAGCTCTTATAAAACACCTCCAGATtatacatcttgtttttatcttACATCCTACATCGTGCTAGCAAGAAACTCATTGCTAACAATTCTGCAGACTGCATTCGAAATTAGCAGAGAAAAACCTTCTACGACTTCCACTTCCATGCTAGCTCGAAACCCTGTCCTAAGTTAACGAAGACTTAAATGGTAATTAAAGCATCGTTCGCGAACGGTCACACGCGAAGTATGCACCTGGTCGACAAAATGTGATATCCATTGTGCCAAAGCGTGACCGTTGGGGGTACGTAAGTGTGCAAACATGTAGGAACCAAAGAATCCAAGGAATGCAGTCTTAAGTTGGTCTTACTCCTTGAAAACTGGGGCCCTTAGATGAGTCACAAGACCCTTCAGGTATTTCGTCCGCCTTCAAACACGACGCATGACTCATCGGCGTGATTCACTCAGCCTAGGAGGATACTTTCTAAACCCTCCAGCTCGTTGCATATCGCCTTCTAGTGTTTCGTCCATTCCACCTCCTACACGTCAAGCCTCAGCTATGTGGCTAAAAACGTGCCTCTACTCCATCTAGTTTTATCGAGGATTATCTGACCGATTACCCAAACGATTAGTGTCGGAGTGAAATTCCGTTTTTCGCCCTCTGGAAATCACGGGATGGGACAGGGGAACCGAAGGGTACGAGGGAGCAATCTACGCCCTGTTGGGTTTGTAATTTTGGAAAGTGATAGTGGTCAGAGCCGGGAGGGCCCGTCCGAAAGTTTCTGGATAGCGTAAAACCAGAAGCCAGAAacgatggaggaagagggagaaagagagaaggcGGAAGAGGCGCGGAGGAGCGAGGCTAGACTAAGAAAACAGGTCGGAGCCACGCGACCAGCCTGCGCTCTGCGTCTGCGCCCCTCGTACCTTCCCTTTCCTCTGCGTACGCCGTCGCTTTCCCGCCAAAAACCTTAGATCCTCTTCACCGCCAGACGCTACGCTTATCAAATTTATTTATACCTCGTGCAGCGCTTGTGAACCCATTTCTCCACCCGTATCTCTAATACCAGCCACTACTTTACTTCTTTCATCATATATTCCACTGATTACAAAACTTTTCCATTATTTCATCATCTCTCAGTGCAAAGAATTTTCCTATCAAAATTATTCTGGCTTATTCTAAGAGATACTGGGTGGAAATGAAGGTTAGTCGAAGCGAGCTAGCCTGTTATCAGTCAAAAAGCTTACGAAGTTTCACCTTCCGAGCTTTCTCAGTACTGCTGAGTCACACTTCGTCGAACACGAAGTCACTGCGTATTTTAGCATTAAGAAGACGAATAGACACTTACCATGAATACTGGTCTGCCTGGAGTACGGGTTGCTCCGTTTCTTAGGCGATGGCTCGTGCTTGTCGTGGTGCTTCCTCTGATAATTATTCTCCTTATCCTCGGAACGCGGATCGACGCCCCATCGCTTCGCGAATTTGCTCCTCTCCGCGTCTAGGGCCTCTTGGAGCATTTCCACGGTCTCTCTGGAGTTGGGCTTGCCGAAGAGGCAACGTGGAACGCGCGAGGCCATAGTCGTGCTGGACAATACCGTGAAGTGAACTTCGCGACAAATCGAAGCTGCCAGCATCTCGAAAACTTCTTGTGTTTCGACGTGTCGAGGCGAGCAACGGTGGCGAGGGACGATAGTCGTCGTCGAGCCTCTATTTTCCACGCGATGGAAGCGTTTCCTCCGTCCCCTCACTTGGGAACGTTCTGGCCGAAAATGGAAGGTGTGCCGCTCCGTTTCCCAGGGTTCACCGTGTCCAGTGTCCCCCGATGACTCGGTCCTCAGGTACTTCGATCGATTTCCCCACACTTTTCTGTCAGCTTTCCGCGAGAATCCTCCTGCTGGTAGTCACGTAGTCACGAGAACTGAACTAGATAACAGGATCGAAACTGGTCTTCACCGCTCGACGGCCAGACTCCTTCTGGTTGGATCCTCAAGACGACGTAGCTTCGTTTCGAGTCCGCCGTTTCATCGAAGCCACGAGGTCCGTGCGGCCCTTCCACCAACCTCACGAATTCAAATCTGATTGGTGCGCCGCCACGGATGCGCAGTAAAAATGGCGCGCACTCGGCTTCTTTCCGTCCTCCTCGCTCTAATGTCTCCTCGCCTGTTCTAGCCTACCGATCGCTCGACTCTCCTCGCCCTCCTCCGCCTGTCTTTCCCTCTTTCGCGCCTCGAACCGTCCAACGGATTATGCTAAGCGATTTTGGCGAGGGAAGGGAAGAGGCTCGCGCCATAAAGCCTacgttttatttttttctaaGTAGCACCGCGTATAGAACGATCACGATCGCGCGGCTATTCCTTCGTAGAACGTGCTCCGTGGCTCCTACTTGCCGAATCAATCCCTGTTTCTTTTATTGACAGAATTCTCTCTAGACGTCAGCCGAACACCGAACGATTCTTTAAGTTTTAGTTATACTGGTCGTCTTACGTCCTATATATGTAGGATTTAGTTTCattcaattttaaatttctGCTTGGCTGCCTGTTTCAAAGTAGATACATATAGGTTGAAAAGAATTGGATGGGACTTTAATTAGCGAATTTGAAAGTAGATATAACACCAGTGGCGAATGTTGAAAGGATGCGTCAGGTTACAAGCGTCCAAGGGTCCCAATTATTGGGAATTACATACTGAGTATCCTGACTTGCGGGACAGAGGGGTAGTTGGAGCGATTGTGAACGCGCGGGCACATATACATTTTCGCGGGAAGCTCGGTGTTCTGCGTCGAACGAAAAAAACGATCGTTCGAGAGCAGGTGGACCAAACAGAAAAAGAGGGAGGGACGTCGAAACAAGTTTCGCGCTGAAAATTGACCATCGCCTCATTGCGATTCTTTTTCTTCTACCAGGGTGAGAAAAGGGACCGTGTATCTTTGctacaatgatgacgagattgTTTCGTCGCGACGAATGGCGATAACCTTCGATTTCTACTAAGCTTCGCAGTTTTGCTTTTTCTCGGAGTCTTGTTTTTGCTAGCGATCATTATTACCTGGCGACTTTGGAGCTTGCGTTACGTTACGATACGCAACACGATAGGGGTTCGTGTTTTCTATGGCGCATTGTGAATGTCGACCAGTGAAATCCTCCAAGGTCAAGGTTTAATTTTAGTACAAGGTCTTGCATTTGATACCCCAATAAAACGGACGGTTGCAACCCGTTCCCGCTCTCAAAGTTGCATGCAACTTCAACCAGTTCCTTAGATCACTTTACACTTTCCTCGAGTCTACCCCGTTTTCAATGCTACACGTAGAAGAGACAGGATAATTTCCACAGATGTTTACATCGAACATTGTAAATCATAACACAAGACAATTTTGTGTGTCCTCTTCGCGAGAAGCTAAACAAAAGCTCAAAAGTACGACTGAAAGTGGGATTAAGTTCAGAGACACAAACGTGATCATTACGGAAGAGCGAAGAAAAATAAACGAGTGATATTTATAACGGTCGAAGTGCTTTCAAACGCATCATACGCGTGCGCGTGTATAATCACAGCACGATGTTGCGATTTGAGGCAGCTTGTTCAAAAGAAATATAATTTGGTAGATCGATCGCGAGGATTTCAAAGTGCTCGGTTGTATCACGGTATTCGAACGATGGGGGTAAATTCGACCGTTACAGAAAGCGAACTGAAAAACACCGCGCACTATAGATCATGCGGGCACGCAAATCGGTGTGCGTGGTATACGTACAGGCCGCGTTTCAGTGTGACCGAACCATGGACAGGTGAAC contains:
- the LOC143180631 gene encoding uncharacterized protein LOC143180631 gives rise to the protein MLAASICREVHFTVLSSTTMASRVPRCLFGKPNSRETVEMLQEALDAERSKFAKRWGVDPRSEDKENNYQRKHHDKHEPSPKKRSNPYSRQTSIHDYWRARKVCEVNKKPLATSMDASKQQNEVSKTTKTAVKSSKKTAQN